One window of Mesorhizobium sp. WSM4904 genomic DNA carries:
- a CDS encoding ABC transporter substrate-binding protein, whose translation MINRRSTLKSMVLGAVSTLAIAAFAIPSAQAGNKELKIGFVGVTSGPAAAWGTSNVRSMQTRAAWLNEKGGVKIGDDTYNINIVTFDDQKDPKRAIAGMEKMAQEGIHYVVGPNVDDGAAAVRPVAESNGIIYFPYAFPKALYQKPASNAVLGMIANYQSGPAIYKYLKENKGVKTIAFVAANESDPLSQRDSGVEAAKALGLDIVAQNDTYQNDTRDFTPVLTPIVALKPDLLVLSGVAPANAPLLIRAARELGYEGLISTETAQDAKVLEEGAGEYANGFISVGGASTPEIASDEMKEFVTRYTKMFGEYNDESNTKVYALEYILDTLKANPAAINDVAEFKKTMDTFSAPNPFLKGDAKLSYVGSTSFGQKRQLSVPMVVNEYKDGAFQTLFVGSVD comes from the coding sequence ATGATCAATCGACGCTCGACTCTGAAATCGATGGTGCTTGGCGCCGTCTCGACCCTGGCCATTGCCGCTTTTGCCATCCCGTCCGCGCAGGCTGGAAACAAGGAGCTCAAGATAGGCTTCGTTGGCGTCACCAGCGGCCCCGCCGCTGCCTGGGGCACGTCCAATGTGCGCTCGATGCAGACGCGCGCCGCCTGGCTCAACGAAAAAGGCGGCGTCAAGATCGGCGACGACACCTATAACATCAACATCGTCACCTTCGACGACCAGAAGGATCCCAAGCGCGCCATCGCCGGCATGGAGAAGATGGCGCAGGAAGGCATCCATTATGTCGTCGGGCCGAATGTCGATGACGGTGCCGCCGCGGTGCGCCCTGTCGCAGAGTCCAACGGCATCATCTATTTCCCCTACGCTTTCCCGAAAGCCCTCTACCAGAAGCCGGCCTCGAATGCCGTGCTGGGCATGATCGCCAACTATCAGTCGGGCCCGGCGATCTACAAATATCTCAAGGAAAACAAGGGCGTGAAGACGATCGCCTTCGTTGCGGCGAACGAATCCGACCCGCTCAGCCAGCGTGACAGCGGCGTCGAGGCGGCCAAGGCGCTCGGCCTCGATATCGTCGCCCAGAACGACACCTACCAGAACGACACTCGCGATTTCACGCCGGTGTTGACGCCGATCGTCGCGCTGAAGCCCGACCTGCTGGTGCTGTCCGGCGTGGCGCCCGCCAACGCGCCGCTGCTCATCCGCGCCGCCCGCGAGCTCGGCTACGAGGGCCTGATCTCGACCGAGACGGCGCAGGACGCCAAGGTGCTGGAAGAGGGGGCCGGCGAATATGCCAACGGTTTCATCTCCGTCGGCGGCGCCTCCACGCCGGAGATCGCCTCCGACGAGATGAAGGAGTTCGTCACCCGCTACACCAAGATGTTCGGCGAGTACAACGACGAGTCCAACACCAAGGTCTACGCGCTGGAATACATTCTCGATACGCTGAAGGCCAATCCCGCCGCCATCAACGACGTCGCGGAATTCAAGAAGACGATGGACACGTTCTCGGCGCCCAACCCCTTCCTGAAGGGCGACGCCAAGCTGAGCTATGTCGGCTCGACCTCCTTCGGCCAGAAGCGTCAGCTC
- a CDS encoding sigma-70 family RNA polymerase sigma factor, protein MAKPASEGAAAAFEPLRPKLMRVAYRMLGSVADAEDMVQEAFIRWMRADRAEVREPEAFLRRTVTRLCLDQLKSARHQRETYVGSWLPDPVVEDDEADDVTLPLMLALERLSPLERAAFLLHDVFGLQFEEVATEIDRDPAACRQLAARARSHVREARPRFKVEKERGLELAEAFFNASRSGDMKALGAMLGADVSAHADGGGKRPAAIAPVFGHDAVIKQYETVVAWLRDNRSQLVRFGFINGLPGFVTLEADGELQTTALDIEDGKITAIYVMRNPDKLKHLH, encoded by the coding sequence ATGGCGAAGCCGGCATCCGAGGGTGCGGCGGCGGCATTCGAGCCGCTGCGCCCGAAGCTCATGCGGGTCGCCTACCGCATGCTGGGCTCGGTGGCCGATGCCGAGGATATGGTGCAGGAGGCCTTCATCCGCTGGATGAGGGCCGACCGTGCCGAGGTGCGCGAGCCCGAGGCGTTCCTGCGCCGCACGGTCACGCGCCTCTGCCTCGACCAGCTCAAGTCCGCGCGCCATCAGCGCGAGACCTATGTCGGCTCCTGGCTTCCCGATCCCGTCGTCGAAGACGACGAGGCGGACGACGTCACCTTGCCGCTTATGCTGGCACTGGAGCGCCTGTCGCCGCTCGAGCGGGCGGCCTTCCTGCTGCACGACGTGTTCGGGCTGCAATTCGAGGAAGTGGCAACCGAGATCGACCGCGATCCGGCGGCCTGTCGCCAGCTCGCCGCCCGCGCGCGCAGCCATGTCCGCGAGGCGCGGCCGCGTTTCAAGGTCGAGAAAGAGCGTGGCCTTGAGCTTGCCGAGGCCTTCTTCAATGCCTCGCGCAGCGGCGACATGAAGGCGCTCGGCGCCATGCTCGGCGCCGATGTCAGCGCTCATGCGGACGGCGGCGGTAAGCGCCCGGCGGCGATCGCGCCGGTCTTCGGCCACGACGCGGTCATCAAGCAATACGAGACCGTCGTCGCCTGGCTTAGGGACAATCGCTCGCAGCTCGTCCGCTTTGGCTTCATCAACGGGCTGCCCGGCTTCGTCACGCTGGAAGCCGACGGCGAGTTGCAGACCACCGCGCTCGACATCGAGGACGGCAAGATCACCGCGATCTATGTGATGCGCAATCCCGACAAGCTGAAGCATCTGCATTAG
- a CDS encoding carboxymuconolactone decarboxylase family protein gives MTARLDPLAAAPSLMKEWHRASLAISASLDPALAELIEIRSSQINGCANCINMHTTYARERGETEQRVYLLAAWREAPCYTDRERAALGWTEALTRISEGHTHEAAYEALKDHFTEEERVKLTLMINIINGWNRIAVGFGGFVDPAAVKAANAKASNKAAAA, from the coding sequence ATGACTGCCAGACTTGACCCCCTTGCCGCCGCCCCTTCGCTGATGAAGGAGTGGCACCGCGCCTCGCTCGCGATTTCTGCCAGCCTCGATCCGGCTCTCGCCGAGCTCATCGAGATCCGCTCTTCCCAGATCAACGGCTGCGCCAACTGCATCAACATGCACACCACCTATGCCCGCGAGCGCGGAGAGACCGAACAGCGTGTCTACCTGTTGGCGGCCTGGCGCGAGGCGCCGTGCTATACCGACCGCGAGCGCGCCGCGCTTGGCTGGACCGAGGCGCTGACGCGGATCAGCGAAGGCCATACGCATGAGGCCGCCTATGAGGCGCTGAAGGACCATTTCACCGAGGAGGAACGGGTGAAGCTCACCCTGATGATCAACATCATCAACGGCTGGAACCGCATCGCGGTTGGCTTCGGCGGCTTTGTCGATCCGGCTGCGGTGAAGGCGGCCAATGCCAAGGCTTCCAACAAGGCGGCCGCTGCTTGA